A window of Ignavibacterium sp. contains these coding sequences:
- a CDS encoding T9SS type A sorting domain-containing protein: MTRTALVRDPSQLERGFGGVVAGVDFDGDGLPEIYACNTNMIDEPYELVPRLYKFEWNPVTSTWDSVWGVTSDVPLQNTWPALTWGDLDNDGKAELYWGPVNNLDASLNPNPARVIVYEYPGDGSDNMGVDDGFGGFLPNAKTTIVQDNMFNLRPIRFVVADIDGDGTDELIFADRAASSGNYHLGVLSVDNIPDDGSGTETWITEFSGIGDFVLAASGNKWDLVVVPPYIGLFNADGRTFLIKYDAGNYIVNPPQSGIAGNNSSFKGSVAFPEGDGARVFVGGWFSSKVYYITKDDNVDTLRSYEVADFINFDQDPSSQLRLNGADWGDVDGDQKIDMFFGTRGGTAQPNAMIFRLEYLGGDPTNPANFVSSVVDSAIIAAGGDYDVVVCGNVDGDPESEVLYTQGYSRGNPTDEPVPIVILDYQFTPVSVERIADFIPTDMYLDQNYPNPFNPSTTIKFGVTKASNVDLRVFDMLGNEVSVIVDNQFMEAGNYSVKFNADGLSSGFYLYQLKAGDVKVTKKMQLIK; encoded by the coding sequence ATGACACGCACAGCCTTGGTTCGTGATCCTTCACAACTCGAAAGAGGATTCGGAGGAGTTGTTGCTGGTGTTGATTTCGACGGCGATGGTTTGCCTGAAATTTATGCGTGCAACACTAATATGATTGATGAACCTTATGAGTTGGTTCCAAGACTTTATAAGTTTGAATGGAATCCGGTTACATCAACCTGGGACTCAGTTTGGGGAGTTACTTCCGATGTTCCTTTACAAAATACATGGCCTGCTTTAACCTGGGGTGATTTGGATAACGATGGAAAAGCCGAATTGTACTGGGGACCAGTTAACAATCTCGATGCTTCATTAAATCCAAATCCTGCCCGTGTTATCGTTTATGAATATCCCGGCGACGGAAGCGATAATATGGGCGTTGATGATGGTTTCGGTGGATTTTTACCAAATGCAAAAACTACGATAGTTCAGGATAATATGTTTAATCTTCGCCCGATAAGATTTGTTGTTGCTGACATTGATGGCGACGGAACTGATGAACTAATTTTTGCTGACAGAGCTGCCAGCTCTGGAAACTATCATCTTGGGGTTTTATCTGTTGATAATATTCCTGACGATGGTAGCGGTACCGAAACCTGGATAACGGAATTCTCCGGAATCGGTGATTTTGTTCTTGCTGCTTCAGGAAATAAATGGGATTTAGTTGTAGTTCCTCCTTATATCGGTTTATTCAATGCAGATGGGAGAACTTTCCTTATTAAATATGATGCCGGGAATTATATAGTAAATCCACCTCAATCCGGAATTGCAGGAAATAATTCATCATTCAAAGGTTCGGTTGCTTTTCCTGAAGGTGATGGGGCCAGAGTTTTTGTAGGCGGATGGTTCAGCTCTAAAGTTTATTACATAACTAAAGATGATAATGTTGATACTCTTCGTTCATATGAAGTTGCTGATTTTATTAACTTTGATCAGGATCCAAGCAGTCAATTAAGACTGAACGGTGCTGACTGGGGAGATGTTGATGGCGATCAAAAAATAGATATGTTCTTTGGAACAAGAGGCGGAACAGCGCAACCTAATGCTATGATTTTCCGTTTGGAATATCTCGGTGGTGATCCCACAAATCCGGCTAATTTTGTTTCTTCAGTCGTTGACTCTGCAATAATTGCTGCTGGTGGTGATTACGATGTAGTTGTTTGTGGTAATGTTGATGGTGATCCGGAAAGTGAAGTTCTTTATACCCAAGGATACTCAAGAGGAAATCCAACTGATGAACCGGTTCCAATTGTAATTCTCGATTATCAATTTACTCCGGTATCAGTTGAAAGAATAGCTGACTTTATCCCAACTGATATGTATCTTGATCAAAACTATCCAAATCCATTTAACCCATCAACTACAATTAAATTTGGTGTTACCAAAGCTTCTAATGTTGATTTAAGAGTATTTGATATGCTTGGTAACGAAGTATCTGTAATTGTTGATAATCAGTTTATGGAAGCAGGAAATTATTCTGTTAAATTCAATGCTGATGGATTATCAAGTGGTTTTTATTTGTATCAGTTGAAAGCTGGAGATGTAAAGGTTACAAAGAAAATGCAGTTAATTAAATAA
- a CDS encoding TonB-dependent receptor, with translation MKKLITTLLFTFICFTLFQSDLLADVTGKIAGKVTDAETGEPLIGINVIIEGTTMGAATGMDGTYIINNVEPGNYNLIFSGVGYQKKIVTNVRVSSDFTTRIDVQLSSEAIGLETVVVEAKRPLVRKDLTSSHTVIDNTQIEALPVESIDQLLVLQAGITKGAGGELHIRGGRSTEIAYNVNGVSSVNPYDFGRTVQISTNAIQELSVVSGTFNAEYGNALSGVVNAITKEGGNKYSGSLSYYTGDYFSSHKNIFFNIGDINPINNQVLEGTFGGPLPFTDNSVTFFLSGRYNYDKGFLYGQRQHTIYDSVYRNPNNPSDIRLSLTGDNSIVSMNPSEDLNLTGKITVKPFTAMKINYDVVYTNSDYQTYNHELKYVPDANYHRYEWGLLNSLEIRQAIGSNTFYSLKGAFNVYDFKRYLFPLIDASGNEVSFRPGMSLDGLRPDPRYQPSHKSFKLTPYTFRSGGTSNEHFYQRSYASEIKFDLTSQVSNEHEVKFGLRGKYDVLDYQYFTIFRDTTTYLQPTIPDTNTLYHDIYSREPYQFSAYLQDKMEYTNMILNVGLRFDYLNPKAKYAPDIFNPTTGLTDAEPKSIFSPRIGISFPITDQGIIHFSYGHFYQLPPYRYLFTNPNFKKSGSTPTYGNANLNPEKTVTYEMGLQQQLTETVAFNITGFYKDVRDLLALQEIRISTSESYFKYVNKDYANIKGITFSLTKRKLADDLFGASLDYTFQVAEGNETGASSFFLDLSSGRQSEKIPVPLDWDQTHTLNGSITFGNYKDWVVTLVGTLNTGLPYTPILFEREIYLKTNSERKPLQTNVDLLIEKTFDFKVAAVTLFVKVFNLFDTLNERFVYDDTGRATYTLESTKGGPQETNRLSQIIPGLKSADEYFTRPQYYSAPREVRLGLSIEY, from the coding sequence ATGAAAAAATTAATTACCACTTTGCTTTTTACATTTATTTGCTTCACATTATTTCAATCTGATTTGTTAGCAGATGTAACAGGAAAAATTGCTGGTAAAGTTACAGATGCTGAAACAGGAGAACCACTCATCGGAATAAATGTTATTATAGAAGGAACTACGATGGGTGCCGCTACCGGAATGGATGGAACTTACATTATAAATAATGTGGAGCCGGGCAACTATAATCTTATTTTTTCCGGAGTTGGATATCAGAAAAAGATTGTAACTAATGTGCGAGTGTCCAGTGACTTTACAACCAGAATTGATGTTCAGCTCTCTTCAGAAGCAATTGGACTTGAAACTGTTGTTGTTGAAGCAAAACGTCCATTAGTCAGAAAAGATCTTACATCATCTCATACAGTAATTGATAACACACAGATAGAAGCTCTGCCCGTTGAAAGCATTGACCAGCTTTTAGTATTGCAGGCAGGAATTACCAAAGGTGCTGGTGGAGAACTTCATATAAGAGGAGGAAGATCTACCGAAATTGCATACAATGTAAATGGAGTTTCATCAGTAAATCCTTATGACTTTGGAAGAACTGTTCAGATTTCTACTAATGCCATTCAGGAATTATCTGTAGTTAGCGGAACATTCAATGCTGAGTATGGAAATGCATTGAGCGGCGTTGTTAATGCTATTACTAAAGAAGGCGGGAATAAATATTCCGGCTCTCTTTCATATTATACCGGAGACTATTTCAGCTCTCACAAAAATATTTTCTTCAACATCGGCGATATAAATCCTATAAACAATCAGGTTCTGGAAGGAACATTCGGAGGTCCATTACCATTTACCGATAACAGTGTTACTTTTTTCTTATCCGGAAGATATAATTATGATAAAGGATTTCTTTACGGACAACGTCAACATACCATCTATGATTCTGTTTATCGAAATCCGAACAATCCGAGCGATATAAGACTATCATTAACAGGCGATAACTCAATCGTATCTATGAATCCTTCGGAAGATTTAAATCTCACCGGAAAGATTACTGTTAAACCTTTTACAGCAATGAAAATTAATTATGATGTTGTTTACACCAACTCTGACTATCAAACATACAATCACGAACTTAAATATGTTCCTGATGCTAATTATCATCGTTATGAATGGGGATTATTAAATTCCCTTGAAATAAGACAAGCAATTGGCTCAAATACTTTCTACTCATTGAAGGGCGCTTTCAATGTTTATGATTTCAAACGATATCTCTTTCCTTTGATTGATGCTTCGGGAAATGAAGTTAGCTTCAGGCCTGGGATGAGTCTGGATGGTTTAAGACCAGACCCGAGATATCAACCATCGCACAAAAGTTTTAAGTTAACTCCGTACACATTTCGCTCAGGTGGAACATCTAATGAACATTTTTATCAAAGGTCTTATGCGAGTGAAATTAAATTTGATTTAACAAGTCAGGTCTCGAATGAACATGAAGTTAAGTTCGGATTAAGAGGGAAATATGATGTATTAGATTATCAGTACTTTACAATATTCAGAGATACAACAACTTATCTACAACCAACAATTCCGGATACCAATACATTATATCACGACATTTATTCAAGAGAGCCATATCAGTTTTCAGCTTATCTTCAGGATAAGATGGAATACACAAATATGATTTTGAATGTCGGATTGCGTTTCGACTATCTTAATCCAAAAGCCAAATATGCTCCGGATATTTTTAACCCAACAACCGGATTAACTGATGCAGAACCAAAAAGTATTTTCAGTCCGAGAATCGGTATTTCATTCCCGATAACTGATCAGGGAATAATTCACTTTTCATACGGACATTTTTATCAGTTACCACCTTACAGGTATTTATTTACAAATCCTAACTTCAAAAAATCCGGAAGCACTCCAACTTACGGTAATGCAAATCTTAATCCAGAAAAAACCGTTACTTATGAAATGGGTTTGCAACAGCAATTAACAGAAACAGTTGCATTTAATATCACCGGATTTTATAAAGATGTGCGTGATCTTCTCGCACTACAGGAAATAAGAATTAGTACAAGCGAATCTTACTTTAAGTATGTAAATAAAGATTATGCTAACATTAAAGGAATTACTTTCTCATTAACCAAAAGAAAATTAGCAGATGATTTATTCGGTGCATCACTCGATTATACTTTTCAGGTTGCTGAAGGAAATGAGACGGGAGCTTCGTCTTTCTTCCTCGATTTATCATCCGGAAGACAAAGCGAAAAAATTCCTGTTCCATTAGATTGGGATCAGACACATACTCTTAATGGTTCTATTACTTTTGGAAATTATAAAGATTGGGTTGTTACTCTTGTGGGAACATTAAATACAGGTTTGCCTTATACACCAATTCTGTTCGAAAGAGAAATTTATCTTAAAACAAACAGCGAAAGAAAACCGCTTCAAACAAATGTTGATCTGCTGATTGAAAAAACTTTTGACTTCAAAGTAGCTGCAGTAACTCTGTTTGTTAAAGTTTTCAATCTCTTCGATACTCTTAATGAAAGATTTGTTTATGATGATACGGGAAGAGCAACTTACACTTTGGAATCAACGAAAGGTGGACCTCAGGAAACTAACAGGTTATCGCAAATTATTCCCGGTTTAAAATCCGCAGATGAATATTTCACTCGACCTCAGTATTATTCTGCACCTCGGGAGGTGCGTTTAGGTTTATCAATTGAATATTAA
- a CDS encoding glucosamine-6-phosphate deaminase translates to MSHKKRNITAMLSKVEQYYLDQSGRELIYKPTEKIPVIQVPNFPELGKMTALRFIEWMQENPGGVISLPTGKTPEHFIKWVAHFLKNWDKENVVNELKKVDLDPGNKPDISSFRFVQIDEFYPIDTNQHNSFYYYIQKFYFSNWGLDRNKALFMNINEIPTPNNLTLDEIFPDQVVDLSLRTRWASTTLERLQKQTIEIVDQFCTDYEKKIREMGGIGFFLGGIGPDGHIGFNVMGSDHYSTTRLIPTNYETQAAAATDLGGIEVAKKRLVITIGLETITYNPEATAIIIAAGEAKANIVRDSIQNERTNKYPATVLQRLKNARFYLTNGAAFRLIERRYFDVAKEDPISQVSVERAVINLVVDKKKSLLELTKEDYNSDNLTKLVLSKTGKTPKQIGQEIYNSIIERLARGMAPVSNQVILHTGPHHDDIPLGYLPYINHLVRDPSNKHHFVTMTSGFTAVTNSYMLGLLEDLKIFLHNNEFRERFKERYFDPEFREGKDKDIHLYLDGLAAHSRTVRKEAVSRRLLRNMIEIYEEDNINYLEDRVDELINYFKTQYPGKKDIPHVQKLKGMMREFEEEIVWAFFGFNTSSVTHMRLGFYQGDIFTENPEMNRDVLPILELLKQINPTIVTVALDPEGSGPDTHYKVLQATSEALKLYEQQTGRSDIKVWGYRNVWYRFHPAEANVYIPVSLNSMAIMENTFLNSYGSQRDASFPSWEYDGPFSRLAQRIQVEQYETIKKCLGKDFFIKHEHPRVRAAYGMVYLKELTLSEFYTHSMELRKLTENY, encoded by the coding sequence ATGTCTCACAAAAAAAGAAATATCACTGCCATGCTTTCAAAAGTAGAACAATACTATCTCGATCAATCTGGTCGTGAACTAATCTATAAACCAACAGAAAAAATTCCTGTTATTCAGGTTCCAAACTTTCCTGAACTGGGTAAAATGACAGCGCTTCGATTTATTGAGTGGATGCAGGAAAATCCTGGTGGAGTCATTTCTTTACCAACCGGAAAAACTCCTGAGCATTTTATAAAATGGGTAGCTCATTTTCTTAAAAACTGGGATAAAGAAAATGTTGTTAACGAATTAAAAAAAGTTGACCTCGATCCTGGAAACAAACCTGACATATCAAGTTTCAGATTTGTTCAGATTGATGAATTCTATCCGATTGATACTAATCAGCATAACAGCTTTTACTATTACATTCAGAAATTTTATTTCAGTAATTGGGGACTTGACAGAAACAAAGCTCTTTTCATGAATATCAATGAAATTCCTACGCCAAATAATTTAACACTTGACGAAATTTTCCCTGATCAGGTTGTAGATTTATCATTGCGAACAAGATGGGCTAGTACAACTCTCGAAAGACTGCAGAAACAAACCATTGAAATTGTTGATCAGTTCTGTACCGATTACGAAAAGAAAATTCGTGAGATGGGTGGAATTGGATTCTTCCTTGGAGGAATTGGTCCTGATGGTCATATTGGATTTAATGTAATGGGAAGTGATCACTATTCTACTACCAGATTGATTCCAACTAATTATGAGACACAAGCAGCAGCAGCAACAGATTTAGGCGGAATTGAAGTTGCAAAGAAGCGCCTCGTTATAACAATAGGACTTGAGACAATTACATATAACCCGGAAGCAACTGCCATTATTATTGCTGCCGGTGAAGCAAAAGCAAACATAGTCCGGGACTCAATTCAGAATGAAAGAACAAATAAATATCCGGCAACAGTTCTTCAGAGATTAAAGAATGCAAGATTTTATCTTACAAACGGAGCAGCTTTCAGATTAATTGAGCGAAGATATTTTGATGTAGCAAAGGAAGACCCGATTTCTCAGGTTTCTGTTGAAAGAGCTGTAATAAATCTTGTTGTGGACAAAAAGAAATCCTTGCTCGAATTAACAAAGGAAGATTACAACTCAGATAATCTTACCAAACTTGTTTTAAGTAAAACCGGAAAAACTCCAAAACAAATTGGTCAGGAAATTTATAATTCTATAATCGAAAGACTTGCGCGTGGAATGGCCCCTGTATCAAATCAGGTTATTCTTCACACTGGTCCTCATCACGATGATATTCCACTTGGCTATCTTCCTTACATAAATCATCTTGTAAGAGACCCGAGTAATAAACACCATTTTGTAACTATGACAAGTGGATTTACTGCAGTAACAAATTCATATATGCTTGGTTTGCTTGAAGACCTCAAAATATTTCTCCACAACAATGAGTTCAGAGAAAGATTTAAAGAAAGATACTTCGATCCTGAATTCAGAGAAGGAAAAGACAAAGATATTCACTTGTATCTTGATGGATTAGCAGCGCACAGCAGAACAGTTCGTAAAGAAGCTGTTTCAAGAAGACTACTTAGAAATATGATAGAGATTTATGAGGAAGATAACATAAACTATCTTGAAGATCGTGTTGATGAACTGATTAATTATTTCAAAACTCAGTATCCCGGAAAGAAAGATATTCCACATGTTCAGAAATTAAAAGGAATGATGAGAGAATTTGAGGAAGAAATAGTCTGGGCATTTTTCGGATTCAATACAAGTTCTGTAACACATATGCGATTAGGATTTTACCAAGGAGATATCTTTACTGAAAATCCTGAAATGAATCGCGACGTTCTGCCAATACTTGAATTGCTAAAACAAATTAATCCAACAATTGTAACTGTTGCATTAGATCCTGAAGGAAGCGGACCCGACACACACTACAAAGTTTTGCAGGCAACATCCGAAGCACTTAAACTTTACGAACAGCAAACCGGAAGAAGTGATATAAAAGTCTGGGGCTACAGAAATGTTTGGTATCGTTTCCATCCTGCTGAAGCAAATGTTTATATTCCGGTAAGTCTGAACTCTATGGCAATTATGGAAAACACATTTTTGAATAGTTACGGCTCACAAAGAGATGCAAGTTTTCCAAGCTGGGAATATGATGGGCCTTTCTCACGACTGGCTCAGAGAATACAGGTTGAACAATATGAAACAATAAAAAAATGTCTTGGCAAAGATTTCTTTATAAAGCATGAGCATCCGAGAGTGAGAGCAGCATACGGAATGGTTTATCTTAAAGAATTAACTTTAAGTGAATTCTATACTCATTCGATGGAATTAAGAAAACTTACGGAGAATTATTAG
- the murQ gene encoding N-acetylmuramic acid 6-phosphate etherase has translation MSSESKKIFEEISKLTTEQRNPRSMNIDKLPTLEILKIINEEDKLVPLAVEKEIPYIAEAVEIVVHAIKNGGRLLYFGAGTSGRLGVVDASECPPTFGTPYGLIEGYIAGGKEAMFRAQEGAEDYEENGAKDVVAAGVTSKDVVCGIAASRRTPYVVGAVKKAKELGAKTLFVTTNPREHFNIKEVDVAICPYVGPEVIMGSTRMKSGTAQKLVLNMITTTAMVRLGKTYENMMIDLQMTNKKLIERAKRIVMTITGVSYEEATKYLELANYHVKSALVMIKAKVDFPEAQKLLKEADGFVRKAIELKLGKEI, from the coding sequence ATGTCATCTGAATCAAAAAAAATTTTTGAAGAGATAAGTAAACTCACCACTGAGCAGAGAAACCCACGCTCAATGAATATAGACAAGTTACCTACTCTTGAGATTCTGAAAATTATTAATGAAGAAGATAAGCTTGTTCCACTCGCTGTTGAAAAAGAAATTCCTTATATAGCTGAGGCAGTTGAAATTGTTGTTCACGCTATCAAAAACGGTGGAAGATTACTTTACTTTGGTGCCGGAACCAGTGGTCGTTTAGGAGTTGTAGATGCTTCTGAATGTCCGCCAACTTTCGGAACTCCTTATGGATTAATTGAAGGTTACATTGCCGGAGGAAAGGAAGCAATGTTCCGTGCGCAGGAAGGTGCTGAGGATTATGAAGAAAACGGAGCTAAAGATGTAGTTGCTGCCGGAGTAACTTCAAAAGATGTTGTTTGCGGAATTGCTGCAAGCAGAAGAACTCCTTATGTAGTTGGAGCAGTAAAAAAAGCGAAAGAGCTTGGAGCTAAAACTTTATTTGTTACAACAAATCCGCGAGAGCATTTCAACATAAAAGAAGTTGATGTTGCAATTTGTCCTTATGTTGGTCCGGAAGTAATTATGGGTTCTACCAGAATGAAAAGCGGCACTGCACAAAAACTTGTATTGAATATGATTACTACAACTGCAATGGTTCGATTAGGTAAGACTTATGAAAATATGATGATTGACCTACAGATGACTAACAAGAAATTAATTGAACGGGCAAAGAGAATTGTTATGACAATTACTGGTGTTAGTTATGAAGAAGCAACAAAATATCTTGAGTTAGCAAATTATCATGTTAAAAGTGCACTTGTTATGATTAAAGCAAAAGTAGATTTTCCAGAAGCACAGAAGCTACTTAAAGAGGCAGATGGATTTGTTCGTAAAGCAATCGAGTTAAAATTAGGAAAAGAGATTTAA